One genomic region from Streptomyces sp. NBC_01304 encodes:
- a CDS encoding phage tail tube protein, with protein sequence MQVKKFSRRGVTRVLWLKSVTDTGHVPTRAELTAGTDLTDTIAAIDGWTLQNQAIETPDLGSTFESKIPGTDQADDSSLGFYEDKVSDEIEQLLKKDDTGWVVFLRKGDVPASRSMDVFPVRIGSRSPNYSTDNEAAKFTVNFSITEKPTQDAAVPAAVAPKVEK encoded by the coding sequence TTGCAGGTAAAGAAGTTCTCCCGGCGCGGAGTTACCCGCGTCCTGTGGCTCAAGAGCGTCACCGACACCGGCCACGTCCCCACCCGCGCTGAGCTCACGGCCGGCACCGACCTGACCGACACGATCGCGGCGATCGACGGCTGGACGCTCCAGAACCAGGCCATCGAAACCCCCGACCTCGGCAGCACCTTCGAGTCGAAGATCCCCGGCACCGACCAGGCCGACGACTCCTCCCTCGGCTTCTACGAGGACAAGGTGTCGGACGAGATCGAGCAGCTCCTGAAGAAGGACGACACCGGCTGGGTCGTCTTCCTGCGCAAGGGCGACGTGCCTGCCTCGCGGTCCATGGACGTCTTCCCGGTTCGGATTGGATCGCGGTCGCCGAACTATTCGACGGACAACGAAGCGGCCAAGTTCACGGTGAACTTCTCGATCACAGAGAAGCCGACGCAGGACGCCGCAGTACCTGCTGCTGTGGCGCCGAAGGTCGAGAAGTGA
- a CDS encoding phage tail tape measure protein: MRQLRHGLLGARQEAHHLRGLLVGGGIVAGLAEIAKEGNEYQRAINKWGAVTNASGLEMVQAAAKARELGADLKLPGTSAAKAADSMLELAKAGQTSTSSIANARAAMQLAAADNLSAADAARYLGDVMDQFGLSSNNAGRAADVLAASANAASGGLQDIYYAMSYTGPVAAQLGISIEDTSAAVAMLARSGILGSKAGTSLRGMLTNLSRPTARMKRGLSELGIEAWDAQGNFKGLRTVIEGFEQAQNRMSQKDFLGSLADVVGKPALAGASALAHQGVESFDQMHTAIARTGAAGEIAASQTKGLAGAVSQLKTQASNTGQVLYTAAAPGLEKVTRLLTSGMATATPGMAAAIDYVHDLYTLAGPSVSKAVSAGFDEVGESLGGLGGPLKDLAFDTAAAGFNVLINGGRAVIDILRNVGSAVSPVADAIGDVAEEADAGGTALDIIVTALNLVSAAAGTVSGALVPIGHVVAGLVRGFGALPGPVQTAIIAMLLARRVAPMMSRLGQTVSGPVVGAYRSLGDQMRLQQTLAAAQGQSIGRIGQALAVVQTRIPVVGQMASAFRNANGPITGVARAIGAGVGGAARGLMGALGGPWGVALAAAGVGLSMLASHQQKAAQAAAEHQSRISSLTQALRESNGAVTESVRTAAAQSLMDAKVLDGKERLVDVMSKAGVPIRELTDAYLSQGDGLGKLQQHMEDVAAINLEPVKGGGVMYNDVGQRAHDAAEALGSVKGEMSQAVKDARDLADATGSGGRSAADAVGPFGKFSDAMRRLSDTTADADSRARALHDALDILAGGSVNLSAAEARLNRSVSDAAESLKGGVDNAQGYGKSLLNLDGSLSTVTRNGQKLYDLLQGLSTNSAEAAMAAYEYAEANGKSVPEALKAAQDQMLTARESAISTAEGFGLTADQAAKLADNAALIPEQVSILLESRGLESVQAQLFAVQQTLKAVPERKTITVTSLDDEARQKLKDLGFKIKDLKNRQVEVTAPTDSARSDLDALVAKLLQTPGGKHVNVTASTQATIDSLEAVKQKIAGVPGGKSVTVSAPTGEARKQLEDLGFKIAEVPGSKNVTVTVPTAGATDAASRIQSAINGISGRSIGIGVFLKPNSSDRDGNGIPDSIQAPQARGSVIDYYANGGVRENHVAQIAPAGAMRVWAEPETHGEAYVPLAAGKRPRSKAIVEEVVRRFGGDVDWYASGGLSNWSYQPLGGSGFGISDVVSKSQRKGKGGSEHFDLGMFERNLRKSVRTASAWRNDLATVSRRAGTDVAKALEEMGEDGVALTRKMAHGSSRYVRDMAAQLTKLAGTAKATLGDYTGQLQNAVKDSTTFQNDLAKLASGGYGALAARLAEQGDENAEALAAQAVRDKKKAKQANSAAQAAGRTLDSDQLGDFVKLIGALAKGRGIHAVAESTGIDEDRLIEIANRGKGQIKATGSKGDRFLADLVKANAGKAYANGGMWEPGVYPPSGNGLIKFAERSTGGEAYLPFAASKRGRATAVLGQVADRFGYGLAPRKLVDAAGGRARVVVVHQAPAIGSQTIHVTRAGATADDIASAVSYQMRRARRGGALR, encoded by the coding sequence ATGCGGCAGCTCCGGCACGGGCTGCTCGGTGCCCGCCAGGAAGCCCACCACCTGCGCGGCCTGTTGGTCGGCGGAGGAATTGTTGCCGGGCTTGCGGAGATCGCGAAGGAAGGCAACGAGTACCAGCGGGCGATCAACAAGTGGGGCGCGGTCACCAACGCGTCCGGTCTGGAGATGGTGCAGGCCGCGGCGAAGGCCCGTGAGCTCGGCGCCGATCTCAAGCTTCCTGGTACGTCGGCGGCGAAGGCTGCGGACTCGATGCTGGAGTTGGCCAAGGCCGGCCAGACCAGTACGTCATCTATCGCGAATGCGCGGGCTGCGATGCAGCTCGCCGCTGCCGACAACCTGAGCGCGGCGGACGCCGCCCGGTATTTGGGCGACGTCATGGACCAGTTCGGGCTCAGCTCGAACAACGCCGGTCGTGCCGCCGATGTGCTGGCGGCGTCGGCGAACGCCGCCTCGGGCGGGCTGCAGGACATCTACTACGCGATGTCCTACACCGGGCCGGTCGCCGCCCAGTTGGGCATCTCCATCGAGGACACGTCGGCGGCGGTGGCGATGCTGGCCCGCTCCGGCATCCTCGGCTCCAAGGCAGGAACGTCCCTGCGCGGGATGCTCACCAACCTGTCCAGGCCCACGGCCCGGATGAAGCGTGGGCTCTCCGAGCTCGGTATCGAAGCCTGGGATGCGCAGGGCAATTTCAAGGGCCTGCGCACGGTGATCGAGGGCTTCGAGCAGGCCCAGAACCGGATGTCCCAGAAGGACTTCCTGGGTTCCCTCGCCGACGTGGTCGGCAAGCCCGCTCTCGCGGGTGCGTCGGCTCTGGCGCATCAGGGTGTCGAGTCTTTCGACCAGATGCACACGGCGATCGCCCGCACTGGCGCGGCCGGGGAGATTGCCGCTTCCCAGACCAAGGGCCTTGCGGGGGCGGTCAGCCAGCTCAAGACCCAGGCCTCGAACACCGGGCAGGTCCTCTACACGGCGGCCGCGCCCGGTCTGGAGAAGGTCACACGCCTGCTGACCTCCGGGATGGCCACGGCGACGCCCGGTATGGCAGCAGCCATCGACTACGTCCACGACCTGTACACGTTGGCCGGCCCGTCGGTGTCCAAGGCCGTCTCGGCGGGCTTTGACGAGGTCGGTGAATCGCTCGGCGGTTTGGGCGGGCCGTTGAAGGACCTTGCCTTCGACACCGCGGCTGCGGGGTTCAACGTCCTCATCAACGGCGGCCGCGCCGTCATCGACATCCTGCGTAACGTCGGCTCCGCCGTCTCTCCGGTCGCCGACGCCATCGGCGATGTGGCCGAGGAGGCGGATGCGGGCGGGACCGCGCTCGACATCATCGTCACCGCCCTGAACCTGGTCTCGGCCGCCGCGGGCACCGTGTCGGGTGCGCTGGTCCCGATCGGGCACGTTGTGGCGGGCCTGGTGCGCGGGTTTGGGGCGCTGCCGGGGCCGGTGCAGACGGCGATCATCGCGATGCTCCTGGCGCGCCGAGTGGCTCCCATGATGTCGCGGCTCGGTCAGACGGTGTCCGGGCCTGTCGTGGGCGCGTACCGGTCTCTCGGGGACCAGATGCGGCTTCAGCAGACACTCGCGGCCGCGCAGGGACAGTCGATTGGCCGGATCGGTCAGGCTCTTGCGGTGGTGCAGACCCGCATTCCGGTGGTGGGTCAGATGGCGTCCGCGTTCCGCAACGCCAACGGACCGATCACCGGAGTGGCCCGTGCCATCGGCGCTGGTGTCGGTGGTGCGGCCCGCGGCCTCATGGGTGCACTCGGCGGACCGTGGGGTGTGGCGCTTGCTGCTGCGGGTGTCGGGCTGTCGATGCTCGCCTCCCACCAGCAGAAGGCCGCCCAGGCGGCGGCCGAGCATCAGTCGCGGATCAGCAGCCTCACTCAGGCGCTGCGCGAGTCGAACGGTGCCGTGACGGAAAGCGTCCGAACTGCGGCCGCGCAGTCGTTGATGGACGCGAAAGTCCTGGATGGCAAAGAGCGCCTGGTCGACGTCATGTCGAAGGCGGGGGTACCCATCCGGGAGCTCACCGACGCCTACCTCAGCCAGGGTGACGGGCTCGGCAAGCTCCAGCAGCACATGGAGGACGTCGCCGCGATCAACCTGGAGCCGGTGAAGGGCGGCGGCGTCATGTACAACGACGTGGGCCAGCGTGCGCACGACGCTGCTGAAGCCCTGGGTTCCGTCAAGGGCGAGATGTCCCAGGCGGTGAAGGACGCCCGCGATCTTGCTGACGCCACAGGGTCTGGGGGCCGTTCGGCTGCCGACGCGGTGGGCCCGTTCGGGAAGTTCAGTGACGCGATGCGCCGTCTGTCGGACACGACTGCGGACGCAGACTCCCGGGCTCGTGCCCTGCATGACGCTCTGGACATCCTGGCCGGCGGTTCAGTGAACTTGTCTGCTGCTGAGGCCCGGTTGAACCGGTCCGTGTCGGATGCGGCCGAGTCGTTGAAGGGCGGCGTCGACAACGCTCAGGGATATGGCAAGTCCCTGCTGAATCTGGATGGTTCGCTGTCCACGGTCACGCGTAATGGGCAGAAGCTGTACGACTTGCTGCAGGGGCTGTCGACGAACTCGGCGGAAGCCGCGATGGCGGCCTACGAGTACGCCGAAGCGAACGGGAAGAGTGTCCCGGAGGCGTTGAAGGCCGCGCAGGACCAGATGCTCACGGCCCGCGAGTCCGCGATCTCCACCGCTGAGGGTTTCGGTCTCACAGCGGATCAGGCAGCGAAGCTCGCCGACAATGCCGCGCTCATCCCGGAGCAGGTGTCGATCCTGCTGGAGAGCAGGGGCTTGGAGTCGGTGCAGGCTCAACTCTTTGCGGTACAGCAGACTTTGAAGGCTGTTCCAGAGCGGAAGACCATCACCGTCACTTCGCTCGACGACGAGGCCCGCCAGAAGCTCAAAGACTTGGGCTTCAAGATCAAGGATCTGAAGAACCGACAGGTCGAGGTCACGGCCCCCACCGACAGTGCCCGAAGCGATCTGGACGCTCTGGTCGCGAAACTCTTGCAGACCCCGGGTGGAAAGCACGTCAACGTCACCGCGTCGACGCAGGCGACGATCGACAGCCTGGAGGCGGTCAAGCAGAAGATCGCCGGTGTGCCGGGCGGGAAGAGCGTCACGGTGAGCGCGCCGACCGGGGAGGCCCGCAAGCAACTGGAGGACCTTGGCTTCAAGATCGCCGAAGTGCCGGGCAGTAAGAACGTCACCGTCACCGTGCCCACGGCCGGCGCGACGGATGCGGCCAGCCGAATCCAAAGCGCGATCAACGGGATCAGCGGCCGGTCGATCGGCATCGGCGTGTTCCTCAAGCCGAATAGTTCAGACCGGGACGGCAACGGCATCCCGGACTCGATCCAGGCCCCGCAGGCTCGCGGCTCGGTGATCGACTATTACGCGAACGGTGGTGTCCGCGAGAACCACGTCGCGCAAATCGCCCCGGCCGGTGCGATGCGGGTGTGGGCGGAGCCGGAGACGCACGGCGAGGCCTACGTGCCGTTGGCTGCCGGCAAGCGGCCCCGCAGTAAGGCCATCGTCGAGGAAGTCGTGCGGCGCTTCGGCGGCGATGTTGACTGGTATGCGAGCGGCGGCCTGTCGAACTGGTCGTACCAGCCACTCGGCGGCTCCGGCTTCGGCATCTCGGATGTCGTCTCGAAGTCGCAGCGCAAGGGCAAGGGCGGCAGTGAGCACTTCGATCTGGGCATGTTCGAGCGGAACCTCCGCAAGTCCGTTCGCACTGCCTCTGCTTGGCGCAACGACTTGGCGACGGTGTCACGGCGGGCCGGCACCGATGTCGCCAAGGCGTTGGAGGAGATGGGCGAGGACGGTGTCGCGCTCACCCGCAAGATGGCCCACGGTTCTAGCCGGTACGTGCGGGACATGGCCGCGCAGCTCACGAAGCTCGCCGGCACCGCGAAGGCCACGCTGGGCGACTACACGGGCCAGCTCCAGAACGCGGTCAAGGACTCCACGACGTTCCAGAACGACCTCGCCAAGCTGGCCTCCGGCGGGTACGGGGCGCTTGCCGCTCGGTTGGCCGAGCAGGGTGACGAGAACGCAGAGGCGCTCGCCGCTCAGGCTGTGCGCGACAAGAAGAAGGCGAAGCAGGCCAACAGCGCGGCCCAGGCAGCCGGGAGGACCCTCGACTCGGATCAGCTCGGCGACTTCGTGAAGCTCATCGGCGCCCTGGCCAAGGGCCGCGGCATTCACGCGGTGGCCGAGTCGACAGGGATCGACGAGGACCGGCTCATCGAGATCGCCAACCGAGGCAAGGGCCAGATCAAGGCCACGGGCAGCAAGGGCGACCGGTTTCTTGCCGATCTGGTGAAGGCGAATGCCGGGAAGGCGTACGCGAACGGCGGCATGTGGGAGCCCGGCGTCTATCCGCCGTCGGGGAACGGGCTGATCAAGTTCGCTGAACGCTCGACGGGCGGGGAGGCGTACCTGCCGTTCGCCGCTTCGAAGC
- a CDS encoding HK97 gp10 family phage protein, producing MAGGAQPDAGGAVSGGTYRDPSQLAAALNRGGKAAVSAAETAMRHGAKALVVQVQRNASGRPGPRVITGRYRASWQADVHRAGPVIVGEIGTNAPQGRRLEFGFVGIDSLGRHYNQPPFPHLGPAVNAFGPLLVRELRSAASGAL from the coding sequence GTGGCTGGAGGAGCACAACCGGACGCTGGCGGCGCAGTGAGCGGCGGGACATATCGGGATCCGTCGCAGCTGGCTGCAGCGTTGAACCGTGGTGGGAAGGCTGCGGTGTCCGCGGCGGAGACCGCGATGCGGCACGGCGCGAAGGCGCTGGTGGTGCAGGTGCAGCGCAATGCGTCCGGCCGACCGGGCCCGCGGGTGATCACCGGCCGGTATCGGGCATCGTGGCAGGCCGATGTGCACCGGGCCGGGCCCGTGATCGTGGGTGAGATCGGCACGAACGCTCCGCAGGGCAGGCGGCTGGAGTTCGGGTTCGTCGGTATCGACAGCCTCGGCCGCCACTACAACCAGCCTCCGTTCCCGCACCTGGGGCCAGCAGTCAACGCCTTCGGGCCGCTCCTCGTACGGGAGCTTCGCAGCGCGGCCTCGGGAGCGTTGTGA
- a CDS encoding DUF6093 family protein has translation MLDQSGLVRFAERHLMPDKVQVSRGSGEDMLDPETGDLVPAPPVVVYEDKAGLYAHQERIRSKGSGQDSAYVQEVRAGYRLLLPLEAPEVWENDTVLIVEARDEQAVGRTYRVSALGEVSSFPVLRTVWLEEHNRTLAAQ, from the coding sequence GTGCTTGATCAGTCTGGGCTCGTCCGCTTCGCGGAGCGCCATCTGATGCCGGACAAGGTGCAGGTCAGTCGGGGCAGTGGCGAGGACATGCTCGACCCGGAAACCGGTGACCTTGTGCCGGCGCCGCCGGTGGTCGTGTACGAGGACAAGGCGGGGCTGTACGCGCACCAGGAGCGGATCCGCAGCAAGGGCTCGGGGCAGGACAGTGCGTATGTCCAGGAGGTGCGTGCCGGATACCGGCTGCTGCTGCCTCTTGAGGCTCCCGAGGTATGGGAGAACGACACCGTTCTGATCGTTGAGGCCCGTGATGAGCAAGCCGTCGGCCGTACGTACCGGGTATCGGCGTTGGGTGAAGTGTCGTCGTTCCCGGTGCTGCGCACCGTGTGGCTGGAGGAGCACAACCGGACGCTGGCGGCGCAGTGA